From Zea mays cultivar B73 chromosome 3, Zm-B73-REFERENCE-NAM-5.0, whole genome shotgun sequence:
CTCGCAGCTCTCAAGCGCATCTTGCGATACCTACAGGGTACTATGTCACTTGGACTGACTATGCATCGGTCTTCCCCTACGGAGCTCGTTGTCTACACGGATGCCGACTGGGCTGGATGTCCCGATACTCGCCGATCGACCTCTGGCTATGCAGTGTTCCTTGGAGACAACCTGGTGTCATGGTCTTCCAAGCGCCAGCACACGGTCTCCCGATCCAGCGCCGAGGCAGAATACCATGCTGTGGCGAACGGTGTCGCCGAAGCTACCTGGTTACGTCAGTTACTCCTTGAGCTTCACCACCTACCTCGCCGTGCCACCCTGGTATATTGTGACAATGTTAGTGTCGTATATCTCTCTAGCAATCCAGTGCAGCATCAGCGGACGAAGCATGTTGAGATCGATCTCCATTTTGTTCGAGAGAAGGTCGCCCTCGGTCATGTTCGAGTACTTCATGTTCCTACGACATCACAGtatgccgacatcttcaccaagggtctcCCCACCTCATTGTACCAGGAGTTCCGGTCCAGCCTGACCGTTAGCGATGCTCCCGATTAGACTGCGGGGGAGTGTCAGACTGCTGTAATTATAGAATGTGTAATTATAGTAGCCAATCCTTGATTAGTGGCATGTAGGCCTGTATGGTGTCTATTTATGTACCACTGTACATTGAGATGGAATACAATCAACATTCTCATACTCTTACACGATCTACCTTATATATATAGATTAAGATAAATCAATCCCAATATATATACATCTCAGCTTAAACAGAAAAAGTTGCCTGGTTTTAATAAAGTTTTATAGTATAGTACATAGCATCTGGTCCTAAATGGGGTTAAAGAGCCTGATTATAAGAGGATCGGTTCAGTTTGAGATTTCAGTTACCATCACCACTAGCAGTTGTAAGAACCATGCATTGCATGACTCCCTGATACAAATAAAAGTACTATTGGAGATATAGGACGCAAAGCTAACTCGATAGAATACAGAACTGTTAGTAAGTAGGAACCAACTACTTTCATCGAGCACAGGTAGAGTTCTACGTTCAAGATATACAAATAGAAGCGCAACAAATGCTCAACTGAATTGTCTAAAATAAGCCATCGATAAACAGAAATTTCAATTTTCAACTCATGCAATCAGTTTTTCTTATAAAATGCTGTAGAATTATATTGAAAATGTTGATTGCAACTCAAAATCCCTGAGGCCCCGTTTGCTTTgttggaattgaatttcattttaataattataatttagacaaaattaATTAATttcatatatatttatatatgtaatatatttgtatattatcttaaatcatatgagagagatagttatatactacatttatgttatagagaaGCAAGTAGAAATTTCTGTTATAGAGAAGCAAGTAGAAGGGTgtactataagttgtacatcgaaaAAATAGTATGTAAATTTATAGAATTAATTTTCATCTCTCACCCCATAAATTTAAGATAGGCTTATAtggtaactttggaaagtggtggaatgccacattctaaaaaatagtctattccattccaatttctcaaattaaaaaaaatgaaaggaaacaaacgggatcTAAGAGATAGCAGTAAAGGTGACAAGAGTAAAAAAACAATTGATGAAATTATCCCAAATCACAAAATATGTGAAAGAATATTTTCGTAACTTGAATTCCACTGGCAGCCAAAATTCATTCGTGTTCTTAAATAAGACATGAAAATAAATTATCGACATGTAGAATGGCGCATGGAAATCCTAAACAGAAGCTCCAGAAGTCCAGACCAAAACTAAATATTCTTCTTTGTCAGTCTAGCATTTAAATATAAATGCAAAATTATTGTAGTAAATAACAACAAACAAAAACAGGTACAAAGATGATGTTTCTTGCAAGCTCACCAGAGCTGAAAAGCTCAAAAAGAAAGGTTCTATCCAAAAGTTAATTAGCAGACATATGGATTTGAGTATCCTAGAGAAACTATGCTTCTTGGCTCGCCTTTGACTGCATTTCCTCCCCTTCCAACTCCTTAACTGCAGTTATGAGGCTGCGACTTATACCCCTTAGGCATAAACCACTATCCTCCATTTCCTCCAGGAGTTTCTCAGCTCTTCTCCAGTCCATAGCCTTGAGACACAATGACTGAATCAGTTTGTCATACTCATCCACATTTGGCTGCAACCCATCTTTCTTCATCTCCTTTAGGCACTCATTGGCCTTCTCGAAGTCCTCCATCTTGCAGTATCCACGGATAAGTATGTGATAAGCAACCCTGTTTAGCTTCGGATGAATTTTCTTAGCTTCACGAAGTAGATCATGGGCTTCATCAATCATGCCTCCTTTCGCGTAGCCACTCATGAGCACACTGTAAGTATAGATATCAGGGCTGATCCCTTGGCTCTCCATCATTCTCATCAAACCTTTTGCATCCTCCATTTCTCCCTGTTTTGACAATGCTGTGATGACAAAATTAAACACTGCATTACCAGGAGCTGGCCCAACATTTACCATCCTCATCAACAATGCTTTTGCATCCTCCAATTTCTTTTTCCTACACAAACCATGTATAACTGTGGCAAATGTCTTGCCTGCATTCTTAAGAGATTCCCCTTTGTACTCTTCAAGCTGCACCATCCTCATCAACAAATTATTTGCATCCTCCATTTTGTTTAGCCTACACAAAGCATGTACAACTGTGGCAAAGGACTTGCCTGCATGCTTAAGCGACTCCCCTTGGTACTCTTCCAGCAGCTCCAGAGCAGTACCAATGGTCTCATCATTCCTTGCCAAAGCACCAACAAGGAAATCCAAGGCTAGTTTTGGGACTGGAATCTTTTTTTCCTTCACTGCAAGATATAATGAGTGTGCCATCTTCACCTTCTTCCCCTCACAAAGGTAAATCAAAATCCTGCCAACCTTCTCACCATTAGGGAAGCAGGCAGAGCCAATCATCTTCTCACAGACTTCACAAGCAGAGCGGAACAAGGACTTCTTTCGTGCTGCTTCAATCACAAGATAATAGCTGTCACTGTCCGGAGTGCAACCAAACTCATCGAACTTGGAGAACACCTCCAACGCTGCTTTCGACTTCTCAACCTTCCAAAATATGGCAATCATTTCATTCAACAACGGTGTACTCACTGATCCTGACACAGAGCCTATTTCCTTAATCGAATCCCAAAGCAAGTAAGCGTCTGCCTTGTCTATCTCAGCAGAATCAGCTAGCTTGCTCACGAGAACCTCAAGATTCGAGAGGCTCTTGGAAGCGGGGTTATTCTTCGCGGCATAGTTGAACAGGGAAATCAGCTTCTTACAGGAGCATTGTTCAGCAGCAAGGAGGACTGCGGCTAGGAGTGGCTCGTTGAAGTCCACGGTCATGTCAGCGAGGGTGGACGCGATCTCGTCCTCGGGGGTGGACTCCACGGCGGCGCAGACGCGGGCGACCTCCTCATCGTCGGCTACGGCGTCGGCGCTGCCAGGGGAGGCAAAGATGTCGTCGGCGTGGCCAGCTTCCTCCCACATCGAGCTCAGGTTGTCCTCTCCGGCCTCAGCGGCATCTTGAGAAGCCTTGGTCGGGGAGGAGAAGGCTTCAGGGAAGGGatccgcggcggcggcggaggaggaaTCGGGGATGGGATCCGGGGAGGAGGACAGGAAGCGGGGAGGTGGGACTCGGGTTAGGGTTCGAGTGGGATATGGTTGTGGAGGTGGTGGCGGTGGCCGGGTAATGGTCGAGCGGAGTAGGAGCAGCGCACGAGCTCGCGAACGCCACATCATCGCCGTCGTCCTCGGCGGCGGCGAGATGTGTTCTAATTGTTGCGTGCCTCGTGGTGGAGACGTGGAGGAGGGAGGTTTCTTTCATTCTAGGGTTTAAGGCCTTCTGGGCTGGGCCTAACTATTTCTATTCTATTGGGCCACTATATAACCTTTTATTGGCCGAAATATTTTTTCTTGCTAGTAATTTTTGAAGGATATCAGAATACGAGAACAAGTATTTTTCAGTTTGGACGTTCAGCAAGCATAAGAGCAACTCAAAAAAAAAAAGCCTTAAACCTACCCCAAAATcgatatctctactaactattaagagaggagtgtagactgccccccTCCCTACcctgcccgcccgcccgcccgcgaaCGCCAGGATTTTCGCATCGCGCCTCCACCTCCCAGGATTGTCGCGCCTTCGCCATTTTCACCGCCGCGCCCTCGACACCACCTCCCAAGGATCCTCACGGTGCAGCCTCCGCCCGGCGCTACCCAGTCCCGCTTGCGATCCCCAACGCTCTCCCCCCACGGGCAGGTCGTTGAGGCGCGGGTTGTTGGCGAGCAAGATCTCGAGCAGGTCGGCGAGGCCGTCGAAGAAGTCGGGCGGGATGGCGTCGAAGTCGTTGTCGTTGAGGAAGGCGCGCTGGAGGGACGCCATGCCCCGAAAGGACGGGAGCGCGCTAGAGAGGCTGATCCCCTAGAGGCTGAGGTCGCGCAACGCCGCGAGCGAGGGGAGCGACGGTGGGAGCGTCCCCGCCGGGCCGGCGTTCTTGAGGTCGAGGTTGTCGACGCGGCCGGTGCGGTTGCAGGAGACGTGCAGGCACGCGCACGCGTCCCCGTCGTCGGGCCTTTACCATTCTCTTGCCTTTTTGCAAGATTCTTGGTGATTAATCTCTTGCTTTGTTTCCTTACCGCAGAAATATTAGGAGCACCTAAAGGATCAACTACGATAAATATTTTCAGTGAGTGTACCAAGGCCGAATCATTTCTTCCATTTGGTTCTGGAAGTCGAGCATGTATTGGGCAGAAGTTTGTTGTTCTTGCAATATCGATGTTGATTGCCAGTTTGCTCCGCATCTACGAGGTTAGATGCACTGGTAGCTTCTCGTTGTGACACCCACACCTCGTAATTTCTTCTACACATTGCCCTTCTACAGATTGACACACACCTCATCATGAGTGAGTGTGCCAAGGCCGGATCATTTCTTCTACAGATTGCCCTTTTTAGTATGATATGTGTTTTAACTTTTTAAACTTCTGATGTTATTTGGAACTCTGTCTCTCAGGTACAGCCTCATCCAAGTTTGTCTAAAGAAATGGACACAACAGTTGACAACagccaccttcatctcccaaaccctAAGATCATCCTCACCAAAAGAAGGATCTGAAGGGAGAGTTTGGCAAACGAAAATATGGCACGTTTGCTTTCACTGTATTGTTTTTCACTGGTGTTACACCAGTATATGATCTTTAGTTTCCTACCATCGTTTGGACCATGTTGAAGTTTGGAAAGGCGACCTTGGCGATGCGGAAGTGCCTTTTTTCCTCCAGATTTTTGACAGACCCTGTGTGCTTCGTTGGATCTAAGTTTTTGTCAGGTTTTTGGAGCACCCGCAGGGCTGTTAGATCACAAGAGACGTATGCTGATGTGTATAAACAGACTCGTTTTTTCAGTTGGGGTTTTTCTCCTCTCTGTGGAGAATGTAATGTCCAACGCATGATGTTTATCGTGTTGAGATGTTTTTTGATAGTTTTTTTACGTATGTTGTTGATATTGATTTTATTGGATGTGAATTCATT
This genomic window contains:
- the LOC100276004 gene encoding Pentatricopeptide repeat-containing protein At3g02650, mitochondrial translates to MMWRSRARALLLLRSTITRPPPPPPQPYPTRTLTRVPPPRFLSSSPDPIPDSSSAAAADPFPEAFSSPTKASQDAAEAGEDNLSSMWEEAGHADDIFASPGSADAVADDEEVARVCAAVESTPEDEIASTLADMTVDFNEPLLAAVLLAAEQCSCKKLISLFNYAAKNNPASKSLSNLEVLVSKLADSAEIDKADAYLLWDSIKEIGSVSGSVSTPLLNEMIAIFWKVEKSKAALEVFSKFDEFGCTPDSDSYYLVIEAARKKSLFRSACEVCEKMIGSACFPNGEKVGRILIYLCEGKKVKMAHSLYLAVKEKKIPVPKLALDFLVGALARNDETIGTALELLEEYQGESLKHAGKSFATVVHALCRLNKMEDANNLLMRMVQLEEYKGESLKNAGKTFATVIHGLCRKKKLEDAKALLMRMVNVGPAPGNAVFNFVITALSKQGEMEDAKGLMRMMESQGISPDIYTYSVLMSGYAKGGMIDEAHDLLREAKKIHPKLNRVAYHILIRGYCKMEDFEKANECLKEMKKDGLQPNVDEYDKLIQSLCLKAMDWRRAEKLLEEMEDSGLCLRGISRSLITAVKELEGEEMQSKASQEA